A portion of the Pseudomonas sp. GR 6-02 genome contains these proteins:
- a CDS encoding GNAT family N-acetyltransferase, whose amino-acid sequence MSEALSIHHDQAGHQFETTVDGYRAYLTYMDLGKQTLDIYRTFVPNALRGRGIAAALTEQALQYADEMGYTVIPSCSYVERYMERHQRHAAKL is encoded by the coding sequence ATGAGCGAGGCGTTGTCCATCCACCATGACCAGGCTGGTCATCAGTTCGAGACCACTGTGGACGGTTATCGTGCCTACCTGACCTATATGGATCTGGGAAAACAGACCCTGGATATTTATCGCACTTTTGTGCCCAACGCGTTGCGTGGTCGCGGCATTGCGGCGGCTTTGACCGAGCAGGCGCTGCAATACGCTGATGAAATGGGCTACACGGTGATTCCATCGTGCTCCTACGTGGAGCGCTACATGGAGCGTCATCAGCGGCATGCTGCCAAGCTGTGA
- a CDS encoding arylesterase encodes MRVWFLSAGLALMCMAQNAAAGTVLIVGDSISAGFGLDTRLGWVSLLEQRLKHEGFDDKVVNASISGDTSAGGRARLPALLAEHKPELVILELGGNDGLRGMLPTQLQQNLASMIDSSRASGAKVLLLGMQLPPNYGARYTQAFAEAFTKVADEKKIPLVPFFLDGVGGHPDLMQSDGLHPAAGAQGKLLENVWPTLKPLL; translated from the coding sequence ATGCGTGTGTGGTTTTTGAGTGCTGGCCTGGCCTTGATGTGCATGGCCCAGAACGCAGCGGCGGGTACAGTCCTGATCGTTGGCGATAGTATCAGCGCCGGTTTCGGCCTGGATACCCGGTTGGGGTGGGTGTCATTGCTCGAGCAACGGCTCAAGCACGAAGGTTTCGACGATAAGGTGGTCAATGCATCCATCAGTGGCGACACCAGTGCCGGAGGCCGGGCACGCCTGCCGGCGCTGCTTGCAGAGCATAAGCCTGAGCTGGTTATCCTCGAGTTGGGGGGCAATGACGGACTGCGCGGAATGCTGCCAACACAATTGCAACAAAATCTTGCATCGATGATCGACAGCTCCCGCGCCAGTGGTGCCAAGGTACTGCTGCTGGGCATGCAGTTGCCGCCCAACTACGGTGCGCGTTACACCCAGGCATTTGCCGAGGCTTTCACCAAGGTGGCCGACGAGAAAAAAATCCCGCTGGTGCCGTTTTTTCTCGACGGCGTGGGCGGTCATCCAGACCTGATGCAATCCGACGGCCTGCACCCGGCGGCGGGGGCTCAGGGCAAGTTGCTGGAAAATGTCTGGCCGACACTGAAACCGCTGCTTTGA
- a CDS encoding thioredoxin family protein yields MNTDSLCRPLDTVSPSIVVESELTDFDADQRLLAMSGISLVIFTSVGCASCRFAREQLPRLELAVDRLCWIDAGSNGGVVERYRVFHLPALFVVRDGEYFGALQSRLTRTALNEAVDQALNRPAEELP; encoded by the coding sequence ATGAACACGGACTCCCTGTGTCGGCCACTTGACACTGTTTCTCCCAGTATAGTGGTCGAATCGGAACTGACCGATTTCGACGCCGACCAACGGTTGCTGGCAATGAGCGGCATTTCACTGGTGATTTTTACCAGCGTCGGCTGTGCCAGTTGCCGTTTTGCCCGCGAGCAGTTGCCCAGGCTCGAACTGGCGGTCGATCGGCTGTGCTGGATCGATGCCGGAAGCAATGGCGGGGTGGTTGAGCGTTATCGGGTCTTTCATTTGCCGGCACTGTTTGTGGTGCGCGACGGTGAGTATTTCGGGGCGCTACAGTCGCGCCTGACCCGCACAGCGCTCAACGAGGCTGTGGACCAGGCGTTGAATCGACCAGCAGAGGAGCTGCCATGA
- a CDS encoding ABC transporter ATP-binding protein, which yields MGASILTAKNLSKVVPSAEGELTILHELSLELNKGDSLAIVGASGSGKSTLLGLLAGLDLPSSGEVTLAGQGLSNLDEDQRARIRAEHVGFVFQSFQLLDSLNALENVMLPLELDGRKDARERATELLQRVGLGQRLTHSPRQLSGGEQQRVAIARAFAAEPDVLFADEPTGNLDSHTGERISDLLFELNKERGTTLVLVTHDERLAHRCRRLIRLEAGLLVAPLEP from the coding sequence ATGGGCGCAAGCATTCTCACCGCGAAGAACCTCAGCAAAGTGGTTCCCAGCGCGGAAGGTGAACTGACTATCCTGCACGAACTCAGCCTGGAACTGAACAAGGGCGATAGCCTGGCCATTGTCGGCGCCTCCGGTTCCGGCAAATCCACCCTCCTCGGTCTGCTTGCCGGCCTCGACCTGCCGAGCAGCGGCGAAGTCACTCTCGCCGGCCAAGGCCTGAGCAATCTCGACGAAGACCAGCGCGCGCGCATTCGCGCCGAGCACGTGGGGTTTGTCTTCCAATCCTTTCAACTGCTCGACAGCCTCAACGCCCTGGAAAACGTCATGCTGCCGCTGGAACTCGATGGCCGCAAAGACGCCCGTGAGCGCGCCACCGAGCTGTTGCAACGGGTCGGCCTGGGTCAACGCCTGACCCACTCGCCGCGCCAGCTCTCCGGTGGCGAACAGCAGCGTGTGGCGATTGCCCGTGCCTTCGCCGCCGAGCCCGATGTGTTGTTCGCCGATGAGCCCACCGGCAACCTCGACAGCCACACTGGCGAGCGCATCAGCGATCTGCTATTCGAACTCAACAAGGAACGCGGCACCACCCTGGTGCTGGTAACTCATGACGAACGCCTGGCACATCGCTGCCGGCGCCTGATCCGCCTTGAAGCCGGCCTGCTGGTCGCCCCTCTGGAGCCTTGA
- a CDS encoding L,D-transpeptidase family protein — MLPRFPAVTRCLSLAALCVAGPVAALELPLPPPGEDIVGQVQVIKAKYEDTFADLGTTYDLGYLEMVAANPGVDPWLPGAGTEIVLPTRFILPPGPREGIVINLAEYRLYYYPKGRNVVYTFPLGIGREGWGSPIAHTSIVAKTPNPTWTPPASIKAEHAADGDPLPNVVPAGPDNPLGPFKFTLGTPGYLIHGSNKKFGIGMRTSHGCFRMFNNNVLEMASMVPVGTSVRILNDPYKFGLSGGKVYLEAHTPLDDKGNPSVVDKHTAVINAMLKREDITNNLRMNWDVVRDVVAAEDGLPVEIAVPNTSAPMVSSAPIDLQQ; from the coding sequence ATGTTGCCGCGCTTTCCCGCCGTCACCCGCTGCCTGTCTCTTGCTGCGCTCTGCGTGGCGGGTCCCGTTGCAGCATTGGAGTTGCCCCTGCCACCACCCGGTGAAGACATTGTCGGCCAGGTGCAAGTGATCAAGGCCAAATACGAAGACACCTTCGCCGACCTTGGCACCACCTACGACCTGGGCTATTTGGAAATGGTCGCGGCCAACCCTGGCGTCGATCCATGGCTGCCGGGCGCCGGTACCGAAATCGTCCTGCCGACGCGCTTCATCCTGCCGCCTGGCCCGCGTGAAGGCATCGTCATCAACCTGGCTGAATACCGCCTCTACTACTACCCGAAAGGCCGGAACGTGGTGTACACCTTCCCGCTGGGTATCGGCCGTGAAGGCTGGGGTTCGCCGATTGCCCACACCAGCATCGTCGCCAAGACGCCGAACCCGACCTGGACCCCTCCGGCGTCGATCAAGGCTGAGCACGCCGCCGATGGCGACCCACTGCCGAACGTAGTGCCGGCCGGCCCGGATAACCCGCTGGGGCCATTCAAATTCACCCTGGGCACTCCGGGGTACCTTATCCACGGTTCGAACAAGAAGTTCGGCATTGGCATGCGTACCAGCCACGGTTGCTTCCGCATGTTCAACAACAACGTGCTGGAAATGGCCAGCATGGTGCCGGTAGGGACGTCGGTTCGCATCCTCAACGATCCGTACAAGTTCGGCCTCAGTGGCGGCAAGGTTTATCTGGAAGCGCACACGCCGCTGGATGACAAGGGCAACCCTTCGGTGGTCGACAAGCACACCGCCGTGATCAATGCGATGCTCAAGCGTGAGGACATCACCAACAACTTGCGCATGAACTGGGATGTAGTGCGCGACGTGGTCGCCGCTGAGGATGGCCTGCCGGTGGAAATCGCCGTGCCGAATACGTCGGCACCGATGGTCTCGAGTGCGCCGATCGACCTGCAGCAGTAA
- a CDS encoding PilZ domain-containing protein, with product MRRYLPHPDDVPVELTLLKHECISRQELHTISLGGMACNYHRAWRHGTALEIRMPTLNPDLRFLGYVAWCLRRKRGYLVGIAFVDEQTLFCARMGEQICQIERYCRQHEPQSQQQNNETLALEWVQQHADEFSHDTVSKAFAQPMAG from the coding sequence ATGAGACGTTATCTTCCTCATCCTGACGATGTGCCCGTCGAATTAACGTTGCTCAAACATGAGTGTATTTCGCGGCAAGAGCTGCACACTATCAGCCTCGGCGGCATGGCTTGCAATTACCACCGCGCGTGGCGCCACGGTACGGCGCTGGAAATACGCATGCCGACCCTGAACCCGGACTTGCGTTTCCTGGGTTATGTGGCGTGGTGTTTGCGACGCAAACGCGGCTATCTGGTGGGGATCGCCTTCGTCGACGAACAGACGCTGTTTTGCGCGCGGATGGGTGAGCAGATCTGCCAGATCGAACGTTACTGCCGTCAGCATGAACCCCAAAGCCAACAGCAGAACAATGAGACCCTGGCCCTCGAATGGGTCCAGCAGCACGCCGACGAGTTCTCCCACGATACAGTCAGCAAGGCATTTGCGCAGCCAATGGCCGGTTAG
- the oprI gene encoding outer membrane lipoprotei OprI: MNNVLKFSALALAAVLATGCSSVSKETEARLTATEDAAARSQARADEAYRKADEALAAAQKAQQTADEANERALRMLEKASRK; the protein is encoded by the coding sequence ATGAACAACGTTCTGAAATTCTCTGCTCTGGCTCTGGCCGCAGTTCTGGCTACCGGTTGCAGCAGCGTATCGAAAGAAACTGAAGCACGTCTGACTGCTACTGAAGACGCAGCAGCTCGCTCCCAAGCTCGTGCAGACGAAGCTTACCGTAAAGCTGATGAAGCTCTGGCTGCTGCTCAAAAAGCACAACAGACTGCTGACGAAGCTAACGAGCGTGCTCTGCGCATGCTGGAAAAAGCTAGCCGCAAGTAA
- the greB gene encoding transcription elongation factor GreB: protein MSRYRPPRTAGTALITPEGEARMRAEFHELWHVRRPQVTQSVSEAAAQGDRSENAEYTYGKKMLREIDSRVRFLTKRLEALKVVSEKPSDPNKVYFGAWVTIEDEDGKESRYRIVGPDELDLKLGLISIDSPLARALIGKALDAEVRVQTPTGEQCVYIVAIDYF from the coding sequence ATGAGCCGTTATCGCCCTCCCCGCACCGCCGGCACCGCGCTGATCACCCCCGAAGGTGAAGCGCGGATGCGCGCCGAGTTTCATGAGCTCTGGCATGTGCGCCGACCGCAAGTGACGCAATCGGTCAGCGAGGCGGCGGCCCAGGGCGATCGCTCGGAAAACGCCGAATACACCTACGGCAAAAAGATGCTGCGCGAGATCGATAGCCGTGTGCGCTTTCTCACCAAACGGTTGGAAGCGCTCAAGGTGGTCAGTGAAAAGCCCAGCGATCCGAACAAGGTCTACTTTGGCGCCTGGGTCACGATCGAAGACGAGGACGGCAAAGAGTCGCGCTATCGCATCGTCGGCCCGGATGAGCTGGACCTGAAGCTAGGCCTGATCAGCATCGACTCACCGCTGGCCCGCGCCTTGATCGGCAAGGCACTGGACGCCGAAGTGCGCGTGCAGACACCAACCGGTGAGCAGTGCGTGTATATCGTGGCAATCGACTATTTTTGA
- a CDS encoding ABC transporter permease codes for MARLPLLRLFSLAIRQLLRDARAGELRVLFFALLVAVAASTAIGYFGARLNGAMMLRATEFLGADLLLEGSSPARPEQINSGIELGLEHAQVVEFSSVIATDNGIQLSSIKAADDVYPLRGELKSAPAPFAQEAPGGGPKPGEAWVEARLLTALDLKIGDSIDVGMKTLKLARVLTYEPDRAGNFYSLTPRVLINLSDLEATGVVQPGSRVSYRELWRGNAQALETYRQLIKPGLAANQRIQDARDGNRQIGGALGKAERYLNMASLVAVLLSGVAVALSATRFATRRFDASALLRCLGLSRRETMVLFSLQLTVLGLLASISGALLGWLAQLGLFALLHDLLPTDVPPGGLLPAIAGIGTGLVALAGFALPPLAALGRVPPLRVLRRDLLPIPSSTWMVYGAALGALGLIMWRLSLDLVLTFALLGGGVIAALVLGGLLLLLLKSLRRMLARASLPWRLGLGQLLRHPLAAAGQSLAFGLILLSMALIALLRGELLDTWQNQLPKNAPNYFALNILPADKQAFSDRLMELSAQSAPLYPVVPGRLISINGKPVQEIVSKDSAGDRAIQRDLSLTWAADLPAGNKLTAGNWWDQQPADELPGVSVEGKVAESLKLKLGDHMVFSVGGVNREAKVTSLREINWDNFQPNFFMIFQPGTLKDLPATYLTSFYLAPGHDQQIVDLSRSFPAVTILQVEALLEQLRSILAQVTLAVEYVLLFVLAAGMAVLFSGLQATLDERIRQGALLRALGAERQLLVRARRIEFGLLGAVSGLLAALGSELVSLVLYRYAFDLPWHPHPWLLVMPLIGAALIGGAGVFGTRRALNASPLTVLREG; via the coding sequence ATGGCACGCCTGCCGCTGTTGCGCCTGTTCAGTCTCGCCATTCGCCAACTGCTGCGCGATGCCCGCGCCGGTGAGTTGCGCGTGTTGTTCTTCGCCTTGCTGGTGGCCGTGGCGGCGAGTACCGCCATCGGTTACTTCGGCGCCCGCCTGAACGGCGCCATGATGCTGCGCGCCACCGAGTTTCTCGGCGCCGACCTGTTGCTGGAAGGCAGTTCGCCGGCGCGGCCGGAACAGATCAATAGTGGCATCGAGCTGGGCCTTGAACATGCTCAGGTGGTGGAATTTTCCAGTGTCATTGCCACCGACAACGGTATTCAGCTGTCCAGCATCAAAGCCGCCGATGACGTCTACCCGTTGCGCGGCGAACTGAAAAGCGCCCCCGCGCCGTTCGCGCAGGAAGCGCCCGGGGGCGGTCCGAAACCCGGCGAAGCCTGGGTTGAAGCGCGACTGCTGACTGCGCTGGACTTGAAGATCGGCGACAGCATCGATGTCGGCATGAAAACCCTGAAACTGGCGCGGGTGCTGACCTACGAACCGGATCGCGCCGGCAACTTCTACAGCCTGACGCCACGGGTGCTGATCAATCTCAGCGACCTCGAGGCGACCGGCGTGGTGCAACCCGGCAGCCGGGTCAGTTACCGCGAACTCTGGCGCGGCAACGCCCAGGCGCTGGAAACCTATCGTCAATTGATCAAGCCAGGCCTGGCCGCCAACCAGCGCATCCAGGATGCCCGCGATGGCAATCGGCAGATCGGCGGTGCCTTGGGCAAGGCCGAACGTTACTTGAACATGGCCAGCCTGGTAGCGGTGCTGCTGTCCGGCGTGGCGGTGGCGTTGTCGGCGACACGCTTCGCCACCCGCCGATTCGATGCCAGTGCATTGCTGCGCTGTCTGGGCCTGTCCCGCCGGGAAACCATGGTGCTGTTCAGTCTGCAACTGACAGTTCTCGGACTGCTCGCCAGCATCAGCGGCGCCCTGCTTGGGTGGCTGGCGCAGCTCGGGCTGTTTGCGCTGCTGCATGATTTACTGCCGACTGACGTTCCACCGGGAGGCCTGTTGCCGGCCATTGCGGGGATCGGCACCGGGCTGGTCGCGCTGGCCGGTTTCGCCCTGCCGCCGTTGGCCGCTTTGGGGCGAGTCCCACCGCTGCGGGTATTGCGCCGGGACTTGCTACCGATTCCCTCCAGCACCTGGATGGTCTATGGCGCGGCGTTGGGCGCCCTCGGCCTGATCATGTGGCGTTTGAGCCTGGACCTGGTGCTGACTTTCGCCCTGCTCGGCGGCGGCGTGATCGCGGCACTGGTGCTTGGCGGTTTGCTCTTGCTGCTGCTCAAGAGCCTGCGCCGGATGCTGGCCCGCGCCTCATTGCCATGGCGTCTGGGGTTGGGCCAACTGTTGCGCCATCCACTGGCGGCGGCGGGTCAATCCCTGGCCTTCGGCTTAATTCTGCTGTCGATGGCGCTGATCGCTTTGCTGCGTGGCGAGCTGCTCGACACCTGGCAAAACCAGTTGCCGAAAAATGCCCCGAACTATTTCGCCCTGAACATTCTGCCGGCGGACAAACAAGCCTTCAGCGATCGGTTGATGGAGCTGTCAGCACAATCGGCACCGCTGTACCCGGTGGTGCCGGGACGGCTGATCAGCATCAATGGCAAACCGGTGCAGGAGATCGTCAGCAAGGACTCGGCCGGTGACCGGGCCATTCAACGCGACCTGAGCCTGACCTGGGCGGCGGACCTGCCGGCGGGCAACAAGCTCACTGCCGGCAACTGGTGGGATCAGCAACCGGCGGATGAACTGCCCGGTGTTTCGGTGGAAGGCAAAGTTGCCGAAAGCCTCAAGCTCAAGCTCGGCGATCACATGGTGTTTAGCGTTGGCGGGGTCAATCGGGAGGCGAAAGTCACCAGCCTGCGGGAGATCAACTGGGACAACTTCCAGCCGAACTTTTTCATGATCTTCCAACCCGGCACCTTGAAGGATTTGCCGGCGACCTACCTGACCAGTTTCTATCTGGCACCCGGTCACGACCAGCAGATCGTCGACCTGTCCCGCAGTTTTCCAGCGGTGACCATCCTGCAAGTCGAAGCGTTGCTGGAGCAGTTACGCAGCATTCTCGCGCAAGTGACCCTGGCAGTGGAGTACGTGCTGTTGTTCGTGTTGGCGGCGGGGATGGCGGTATTGTTCTCCGGCTTGCAGGCCACCCTCGATGAACGTATTCGCCAAGGCGCATTGCTGCGAGCGCTGGGCGCCGAACGGCAGTTGCTGGTCAGGGCGCGGCGGATCGAGTTCGGTTTGCTCGGCGCGGTCAGCGGGCTGTTGGCGGCATTGGGCTCGGAACTGGTGAGCCTGGTGCTCTACCGCTACGCCTTCGATCTGCCCTGGCATCCGCATCCATGGCTGCTGGTCATGCCGCTGATCGGCGCGGCGCTGATCGGCGGTGCCGGTGTGTTCGGCACGCGCCGCGCCTTGAACGCCAGCCCGCTGACAGTCTTGCGCGAGGGTTGA
- a CDS encoding 3-deoxy-7-phosphoheptulonate synthase yields MADLPINDLNVASNETLITPDQLKRDIPLSDAALRTVTKGREVIRNILDGTDHRLFVVIGPCSIHDIKAAHEYAERLKVLAAEVSDTLYLVMRVYFEKPRTTVGWKGLINDPYLDDSFKIQDGLHIGRQLLLDLAEMGLPTATEALDPISPQYLQDLISWSAIGARTTESQTHREMASGLSSAVGFKNGTDGGLTVAINALQSVSSPHRFLGINQEGGVSIVTTKGNAYGHVVLRGGNGKPNYDSVSVALCEQALKKANIKPNIMVDCSHANSNKDPALQPLVMENVANQILEGNQSIIGLMVESHLNWGCQAIPKDLADLQYGVSITDACIDWTATENTLRSMHAKLKDVLPKRNRS; encoded by the coding sequence ATGGCTGATTTACCGATCAACGACCTAAACGTCGCCTCCAACGAGACCCTGATCACTCCCGATCAGCTCAAGCGTGATATCCCTCTGAGCGACGCTGCCCTGCGCACCGTCACCAAGGGCCGCGAAGTCATTCGCAACATTCTTGATGGCACCGACCACCGCCTGTTCGTCGTGATCGGGCCGTGCTCGATCCATGACATCAAGGCTGCCCACGAATACGCCGAGCGCCTGAAAGTGCTCGCGGCCGAAGTGTCCGATACCCTGTATCTGGTCATGCGCGTGTATTTCGAGAAGCCACGCACCACCGTTGGCTGGAAAGGCCTGATCAACGATCCGTACCTGGACGACTCGTTCAAGATTCAGGATGGCCTGCACATCGGTCGTCAGTTGCTGCTGGACCTGGCCGAGATGGGCCTGCCGACCGCAACCGAAGCCCTCGACCCGATCTCCCCGCAATACTTGCAGGACCTGATCAGCTGGTCGGCGATCGGCGCACGCACCACCGAATCCCAGACGCACCGTGAAATGGCTTCCGGCCTGTCTTCGGCCGTCGGCTTCAAGAACGGCACCGATGGCGGCCTGACGGTTGCCATCAACGCCCTGCAATCGGTTTCCAGCCCGCACCGTTTCCTGGGCATCAACCAGGAAGGTGGCGTATCGATCGTCACCACCAAGGGCAACGCCTATGGTCACGTGGTACTGCGCGGTGGCAACGGCAAGCCGAACTACGATTCGGTCAGCGTCGCGCTCTGCGAGCAAGCACTGAAAAAGGCCAACATCAAGCCGAACATCATGGTCGATTGCAGCCACGCCAACTCCAACAAGGATCCGGCCCTGCAACCGCTGGTGATGGAGAACGTCGCCAACCAGATCCTCGAAGGCAACCAGTCAATCATCGGCCTGATGGTCGAGAGCCACTTGAACTGGGGCTGCCAGGCAATCCCGAAAGACCTCGCCGACCTGCAATACGGCGTGTCGATCACCGATGCCTGTATCGATTGGACTGCCACTGAAAACACCTTGCGCAGCATGCATGCCAAGCTCAAGGACGTGTTGCCTAAACGCAATCGCAGCTGA